The following coding sequences are from one Streptomyces dengpaensis window:
- a CDS encoding DUF4231 domain-containing protein, translating into MPGTHDQQSEQPEQTLDGHPLAPGPEAATAQGYVESRLRQYQGWYDRKAVKMKAMHLRMRTISVVGGALVPVLVNLDLSFAKLTATVLSLIVVGSVSLESVYRYREQWKNYRSTEQLLVHERIYFETKVGPYTGLSESEAFRTLVTRVEKAIANENSATLNVMTLGGQVNADVQLPPAVPDARREPQ; encoded by the coding sequence ATGCCAGGGACGCATGACCAACAGTCGGAACAGCCGGAACAGACGCTCGACGGCCACCCGCTCGCGCCCGGCCCGGAGGCGGCCACGGCTCAGGGCTATGTGGAGAGCCGGCTTCGCCAGTACCAGGGCTGGTACGACAGGAAAGCCGTCAAGATGAAGGCCATGCACCTGCGAATGCGGACGATCTCCGTCGTCGGCGGCGCGCTGGTGCCGGTTTTAGTCAACCTAGACCTGTCGTTCGCCAAGCTCACCGCGACCGTGCTGAGCCTGATAGTCGTCGGCTCGGTGTCCCTGGAGAGCGTGTACCGCTACCGGGAACAGTGGAAGAACTACCGCTCGACCGAACAACTCCTGGTCCACGAGCGCATCTACTTCGAGACCAAGGTCGGCCCCTACACGGGCCTCTCGGAGAGCGAGGCGTTCCGGACGCTGGTCACCCGCGTGGAGAAGGCGATCGCGAACGAGAACTCCGCGACGCTCAACGTGATGACACTGGGCGGCCAGGTGAACGCGGATGTCCAGCTTCCCCCGGCCGTACCGGACGCGCGGCGCGAGCCGCAGTAG
- the modB gene encoding molybdate ABC transporter permease subunit has translation MVKSGGEADTLTGGSRRGRARTRALGRRGAPLPLLLPAVVGLAFLLLPLVALLVRAPWRSLPDQLTSTEVWQALQLSLVSATAATAVSLVLGVPLAWLLARTDFPGRGFVRALVTLPLVLPPVVGGVALLLALGRNGVIGQWLDSSFGITLPFTTAGVVVAEAFVAMPFLVISVEGTLRAADPRYEEAAMTLGASRFTAFRRVTLPLIAPGIAAGSVLAWARALGEFGATITFAGNFPGRTQTMPLSVYLALQNDPAAAIALSLVLLAVSIAVLAGLRDRWMTAAS, from the coding sequence CTGGTCAAGTCCGGCGGCGAGGCCGACACCCTGACCGGCGGGTCACGGCGCGGGCGCGCCCGCACGCGCGCGCTGGGCCGCCGGGGGGCGCCTCTGCCGCTGCTCCTGCCCGCCGTCGTCGGCCTGGCCTTTCTGCTGCTGCCGCTGGTCGCCCTGCTCGTACGGGCTCCCTGGCGCAGCCTGCCGGACCAGCTGACCAGCACGGAGGTCTGGCAGGCGCTCCAGCTGTCCCTGGTCTCCGCCACGGCGGCGACCGCGGTGAGCCTGGTGCTGGGTGTGCCGCTCGCGTGGCTGCTCGCCCGCACGGACTTCCCCGGACGCGGCTTCGTACGCGCCCTCGTCACCCTCCCCCTGGTCCTTCCCCCCGTGGTGGGCGGTGTGGCCCTGCTGCTGGCCCTCGGCCGCAACGGCGTCATCGGGCAGTGGCTGGACTCGTCCTTCGGGATCACGCTGCCGTTCACCACGGCGGGGGTCGTCGTCGCGGAGGCGTTCGTGGCGATGCCGTTCCTGGTGATCAGCGTGGAGGGCACCCTGCGGGCCGCCGATCCGCGCTACGAGGAGGCCGCCATGACGCTGGGCGCCTCCCGCTTCACCGCGTTCCGCCGGGTCACGCTGCCGCTGATCGCGCCCGGCATCGCGGCCGGGTCCGTCCTGGCCTGGGCCCGCGCACTCGGCGAATTCGGCGCGACCATCACCTTCGCCGGCAACTTCCCCGGCCGTACGCAGACGATGCCGCTGTCCGTGTACCTGGCCCTCCAGAACGACCCGGCCGCCGCGATCGCGCTGAGCCTGGTCCTGCTCGCGGTCTCGATCGCGGTCCTCGCCGGCCTGCGCGACCGCTGGATGACGGCGGCGTCATGA
- a CDS encoding molybdopterin-dependent oxidoreductase, with the protein MRSPRSPSSPAFWRSPLRGTWFTSVLGVVLLVGITVLFVTGLVSYAAYNPNLSRVNDMTPDKGLLGFYLFSWPTGPVWLYRLNQGVHVTLGIVLIPVLLAKLWSVVPKLFTLPPARSLAHALERISLLLLVGGALFEFTTGVLNVQLDYIFPGSFYTLHFYGAWVFFAAFVVHAALKMPTVVRNLRARRDARDARDARDVRDPDAPRDEPDEPDEPDEPDEQDEQDEQDEQDELVSPNPAEPTVSRRGALAFVGGGSLLLFITTAGQSFDGPLRQTAVLAPHGGSEPGSGPGGFQINKTAASRGIIPAETSEEAWRLVVAGPGGTVRLSRAELLQLPLYSAALPIACVEGWSTSDQWWRGVRLRDLAALVGYETDAAPDVMVESLQRRGAFRQAALRDNQVRDPRSLLALFVNGEELTPDHGYPARIIVPAAPGVLNTKWVARMTFGDL; encoded by the coding sequence ATGCGGTCTCCACGATCTCCTTCCTCCCCGGCGTTCTGGCGCAGTCCGTTGCGCGGCACCTGGTTCACCTCCGTGCTCGGTGTGGTGCTGCTCGTCGGGATCACCGTGCTGTTCGTGACGGGTCTCGTGTCGTACGCCGCGTACAACCCGAATCTGTCGCGCGTGAACGACATGACCCCGGACAAGGGCCTGCTCGGCTTCTACCTCTTCTCCTGGCCGACCGGCCCGGTCTGGCTGTACCGGCTCAACCAGGGCGTCCACGTCACGCTCGGCATCGTGCTGATCCCCGTCCTGCTGGCGAAGCTGTGGTCGGTCGTGCCGAAGCTGTTCACGCTGCCGCCCGCGCGGTCGCTCGCGCACGCGCTGGAGCGGATCTCGCTGCTGCTGCTGGTCGGGGGCGCGCTGTTCGAGTTCACGACGGGCGTGCTGAACGTCCAGCTCGACTACATCTTCCCCGGCTCCTTCTACACGCTGCACTTCTACGGAGCGTGGGTGTTCTTCGCGGCGTTCGTGGTGCACGCGGCGCTGAAGATGCCGACGGTGGTACGCAACCTGCGGGCTCGCCGCGACGCTCGTGATGCCCGTGATGCTCGCGATGTCCGCGATCCCGACGCTCCTCGCGACGAGCCGGACGAGCCGGACGAGCCGGACGAGCCGGACGAGCAGGACGAGCAGGACGAGCAGGACGAGCAGGACGAGTTGGTGTCCCCGAACCCCGCCGAGCCCACCGTCTCGCGGCGCGGCGCCCTCGCTTTCGTCGGCGGCGGATCGCTGCTTCTGTTCATCACGACCGCCGGGCAGAGCTTCGACGGGCCGCTGCGGCAGACGGCCGTACTCGCCCCGCACGGCGGGTCGGAACCGGGCTCAGGACCCGGCGGCTTCCAGATCAACAAGACGGCCGCCTCGCGCGGGATCATCCCGGCGGAGACGAGCGAGGAGGCGTGGCGGCTGGTCGTCGCGGGACCCGGCGGGACGGTCCGGTTGAGCCGGGCCGAGCTGCTCCAACTCCCGCTGTACAGCGCCGCGTTGCCCATCGCTTGCGTGGAGGGCTGGTCGACCTCCGACCAGTGGTGGCGGGGCGTCCGGTTGCGGGATCTGGCGGCGCTCGTCGGGTACGAGACGGACGCGGCGCCCGACGTGATGGTGGAGTCGTTGCAGCGGCGCGGGGCGTTCCGCCAGGCGGCGCTGCGCGACAACCAGGTGCGCGACCCGCGCTCCCTGCTCGCCCTGTTCGTCAACGGCGAGGAGCTGACCCCCGACCACGGCTACCCGGCGCGGATCATCGTCCCGGCGGCTCCGGGTGTGCTCAACACCAAGTGGGTGGCCCGGATGACGTTCGGAGACCTGTGA
- a CDS encoding (2Fe-2S)-binding protein codes for MPSYSFVLNGKPVTVEAPADMPLLWVLRDLLDVTGPKYGCGVGVCRACTSHLGGAEIQPCVVPVADCAGREVTTIEGLADGDRLHPVQQAWLDCDVAQCGFCQPGQIMAAVALLKKTPSPADADIDRIENVCRCGTYSRIREAIKRAARA; via the coding sequence ATGCCGTCCTACTCCTTCGTCCTCAACGGGAAGCCGGTCACCGTCGAGGCACCGGCCGATATGCCGCTGCTGTGGGTGCTGCGTGATCTGCTGGACGTCACCGGGCCCAAGTACGGCTGTGGGGTCGGTGTCTGCCGGGCCTGCACCAGTCATCTCGGCGGTGCGGAGATCCAGCCGTGTGTCGTGCCGGTCGCGGACTGTGCGGGCCGCGAGGTCACCACGATCGAAGGCCTGGCCGACGGGGACCGGCTTCACCCGGTTCAGCAGGCCTGGCTCGACTGCGATGTCGCTCAGTGCGGTTTCTGTCAGCCGGGGCAGATCATGGCCGCGGTGGCCCTCCTCAAGAAGACGCCGAGTCCGGCGGACGCCGATATCGATCGCATCGAGAACGTCTGCCGTTGCGGTACCTACTCCCGCATCCGCGAGGCGATCAAGAGAGCCGCGCGGGCCTGA
- a CDS encoding xanthine dehydrogenase family protein molybdopterin-binding subunit, producing the protein MVYTLAASTLTVAAPLGCDTSPEGAEPTAPGVRTPSGVLVTGADEEMLVLEVTEANKVVVRLPRAEVGQGVTTAVAMMIAEELDARLADIRIPLAEARTKGNQVTGGSNSVRSLYGPARELAATARARLVTAASRRWHIPARRLRTRDTMVVAPDGRTATFGSLTESAARIRRPAVPAGPKPASEHRVIGKPATRIDARDIVTGKAEYAGDVAVAGAKPAVVARPPTLGGKAVSVDDRAARAMPGVLAVVRTDGGVAVVAESFHHAFKARDALRITWAPGPLAALSDAAIRSRLRAAVPRLGTPPRGSTQVEGEFEFAFVSHAPMEVLTAVADVRDHGAEMWFSSQTPMNARDTIASAVGLPASKVRVHVTRGGGSFGRRLTFDAAVEAALISKAAHRPVKLMWSRADDLRHGRMRPASHHRIRASHADGRVVAFTHQMASVNESHEQDGPAAQGGMTSVVPLGGRSAAAGPLPSDSGLYNFGPVFGDSAGVDLPLPLGAWRSVNSGTMRTAEEIVVDEVARSLGEDPVAFRRTTLRSEAAKAVLDKAASAGNWGRTLPDGHGQGVAVHEEYDSCVACLVEIDATDPENPRVTKVVMAADVGTAVNPSGLEAQLMGTAIDGISTVLLAGLHIDRGAVREGSFDDFRYARQRHAPLHFEAHIMPSRQDPGGAGELGVPAAAGAVANAYARATGTRPRRFPLTF; encoded by the coding sequence ATGGTCTACACGCTCGCGGCGTCCACCCTGACCGTCGCGGCGCCGCTCGGCTGCGACACGTCGCCGGAGGGCGCCGAGCCCACCGCGCCCGGTGTCCGCACGCCGTCCGGCGTCCTCGTGACCGGCGCCGACGAGGAGATGCTGGTCCTGGAGGTCACCGAGGCCAACAAGGTGGTCGTACGGCTGCCGCGCGCGGAGGTCGGTCAGGGCGTCACCACCGCGGTCGCCATGATGATCGCCGAGGAGCTGGACGCCCGGCTCGCCGACATCAGGATCCCGCTCGCCGAGGCCCGGACCAAGGGGAACCAGGTCACCGGCGGCTCGAACTCGGTCCGTTCGCTGTACGGCCCCGCCCGCGAGCTGGCCGCCACCGCGCGCGCCCGGCTGGTGACCGCGGCCTCCCGGCGGTGGCACATCCCCGCGCGACGGCTGCGCACCCGGGACACGATGGTGGTCGCTCCCGACGGGCGTACGGCCACCTTCGGGTCGCTGACCGAGAGCGCCGCCCGGATCCGGCGCCCCGCCGTGCCGGCCGGGCCCAAGCCGGCGTCCGAGCACCGGGTGATCGGGAAGCCGGCGACCCGGATCGACGCGCGGGACATCGTGACGGGCAAGGCGGAGTACGCCGGAGACGTGGCGGTGGCGGGGGCGAAACCGGCCGTCGTCGCCCGGCCGCCGACGCTCGGAGGGAAGGCCGTCTCGGTCGACGACCGGGCGGCGCGTGCGATGCCGGGCGTCCTCGCGGTCGTCCGGACCGACGGTGGAGTCGCCGTCGTCGCGGAGTCCTTCCATCATGCGTTCAAGGCCAGGGACGCCCTGCGGATCACGTGGGCCCCCGGCCCGCTCGCGGCCCTGTCCGACGCCGCGATCCGCTCCCGGCTGCGTGCCGCCGTCCCCCGGCTCGGCACCCCGCCGCGTGGATCGACGCAGGTGGAGGGCGAGTTCGAGTTCGCCTTCGTCAGCCATGCCCCGATGGAGGTGCTGACGGCGGTGGCGGACGTACGGGACCACGGCGCCGAGATGTGGTTCTCCTCGCAGACCCCGATGAACGCGCGCGACACCATCGCCTCGGCGGTCGGGCTGCCCGCCTCGAAGGTCCGGGTCCATGTCACGCGGGGCGGCGGTTCCTTCGGTCGGCGGCTCACCTTCGACGCGGCGGTCGAGGCGGCCCTGATCTCCAAGGCGGCCCATCGCCCGGTCAAGCTGATGTGGAGCCGCGCCGACGACCTCCGGCACGGCAGGATGCGCCCGGCCAGCCACCACCGGATCCGCGCCAGCCACGCGGACGGCCGGGTGGTGGCCTTCACCCACCAGATGGCCTCGGTGAACGAGTCCCACGAACAGGACGGCCCAGCCGCGCAGGGCGGCATGACCAGCGTCGTTCCCCTCGGCGGGCGCTCCGCGGCGGCCGGCCCGCTGCCCAGCGACAGCGGCCTCTACAACTTCGGGCCCGTCTTTGGGGACTCGGCCGGGGTGGATCTGCCGCTGCCCCTGGGCGCCTGGCGTTCGGTCAACTCCGGGACGATGCGGACCGCGGAGGAGATCGTCGTCGACGAGGTCGCGCGGAGCCTGGGCGAGGATCCGGTGGCGTTCCGCCGTACGACGCTCAGGAGCGAGGCCGCCAAGGCCGTACTGGACAAGGCCGCGAGCGCCGGGAACTGGGGCCGGACCCTGCCGGACGGCCACGGGCAGGGCGTGGCCGTCCACGAGGAGTACGACTCCTGCGTGGCCTGTCTGGTCGAGATCGACGCCACCGACCCGGAGAACCCCCGGGTGACCAAGGTGGTGATGGCCGCCGACGTCGGAACGGCCGTCAACCCGAGCGGGCTCGAGGCCCAGCTCATGGGCACCGCGATCGACGGCATCTCCACCGTGCTGCTGGCCGGTCTGCACATCGACCGGGGTGCCGTCCGCGAAGGGAGCTTCGACGACTTCCGCTACGCCCGCCAGCGGCACGCTCCGCTGCACTTCGAGGCGCACATCATGCCGTCCCGGCAGGATCCAGGCGGGGCCGGCGAGCTCGGTGTCCCGGCCGCGGCGGGGGCCGTCGCCAACGCCTACGCCCGTGCGACGGGGACCCGCCCTCGCCGCTTTCCCCTCACCTTCTGA
- the modA gene encoding molybdate ABC transporter substrate-binding protein, whose amino-acid sequence MARYDRRTGRSRRTLQVAAVGAATLLTLSACSSAASGDPASSASDASASAPEKISGTVTVFAAASLKESFTTLGKEFEKDHPGTKVTFSFGGSDTLAASITGGAPADVFAAASPRTMAIVTDKKDTATAPVTFVRNQLEIATLPGNPDKVASLKDLTKSGLKVVLCDKTVPCGAAAQKALDAGGLKLTPVSYEQDVKSALIKVELKEADAAVVYQTDVKAAGDKVEGVAFPESAKAVNDYPIALLRDAPNADAAKAFIELVKSAEGQKVLTEAGFLTP is encoded by the coding sequence GTGGCCCGTTACGACCGCCGAACCGGCCGAAGCCGCCGAACTCTGCAGGTGGCCGCCGTGGGTGCCGCCACGCTACTCACCCTGAGCGCCTGCTCCTCCGCCGCCTCCGGCGACCCGGCCTCCTCGGCATCCGACGCGTCCGCCTCCGCGCCGGAGAAGATCTCGGGCACGGTGACCGTCTTCGCCGCCGCCTCGCTCAAGGAGAGCTTCACGACACTGGGCAAGGAGTTCGAGAAGGACCACCCCGGTACGAAGGTGACCTTCAGCTTCGGCGGCAGCGACACGCTCGCCGCGAGCATCACCGGGGGCGCCCCGGCCGACGTCTTCGCCGCCGCGAGCCCCAGGACGATGGCGATCGTGACGGACAAGAAGGACACGGCGACCGCCCCCGTCACCTTCGTGCGCAACCAGCTGGAGATCGCGACCCTGCCCGGCAACCCCGACAAGGTCGCCTCCCTGAAGGACCTCACCAAGTCCGGCCTCAAGGTCGTCCTGTGCGACAAGACGGTGCCGTGCGGCGCCGCCGCGCAGAAGGCGCTGGACGCCGGCGGCCTCAAGCTGACCCCGGTCTCGTACGAGCAGGACGTCAAGAGCGCCCTGATCAAGGTGGAGCTGAAGGAGGCCGACGCCGCCGTCGTCTACCAGACCGATGTGAAGGCGGCGGGTGACAAGGTGGAGGGCGTGGCGTTCCCCGAGTCGGCCAAGGCCGTCAACGACTACCCGATCGCCCTGCTCAGGGACGCGCCCAACGCGGACGCGGCAAAGGCGTTCATCGAGCTGGTGAAGTCCGCCGAGGGCCAGAAGGTGCTGACCGAGGCCGGGTTCCTCACGCCGTGA
- a CDS encoding TOBE domain-containing protein: MQSYTIGQAARLLGVSSDTARRWADAGRVPTHRDEGGRRLIDGRDLAAFSVELARSGGEEEASYTSVRNAFPGIVTAIKLGDVAAQVEIQAGPHRLVSLLTREAVEELGLEVGMEATARVKSTNVHIDRT, from the coding sequence ATGCAGTCCTACACAATCGGCCAGGCCGCCCGGCTCCTCGGGGTGAGCTCCGACACCGCCCGGCGGTGGGCGGACGCCGGGCGGGTGCCCACACATCGGGACGAGGGCGGGCGGCGGCTCATCGACGGGCGGGATCTCGCCGCGTTCTCGGTCGAGCTGGCCAGATCCGGTGGCGAGGAGGAGGCCTCCTACACCTCCGTCCGCAATGCGTTCCCGGGCATCGTCACCGCCATCAAACTCGGCGATGTCGCGGCGCAGGTGGAGATCCAGGCAGGACCGCACCGGCTGGTCTCCCTGCTGACCCGGGAAGCCGTCGAGGAGCTGGGCCTGGAGGTCGGCATGGAGGCCACCGCCCGCGTGAAGTCGACCAACGTGCACATCGACCGCACGTGA